One region of Mangifera indica cultivar Alphonso chromosome 3, CATAS_Mindica_2.1, whole genome shotgun sequence genomic DNA includes:
- the LOC123210877 gene encoding calcineurin subunit B-like yields MGSASSMLTQYDIEEVQRHCHNLFSQQEIVSLYQRFCQLDRNAKGFISADEFLSVPEFAMNPLSQRLLNMVDGLNFKDFVAFLSAFSSKASMLQKVELIFKVYDSDCKGKVSFNDIVEVLQDLSGSFMTDEQREQVLLTQVFKEAGYTRNSYLTLADFIKVFGSSGLNMDVEVPVD; encoded by the exons ATGGGGAGTGCCTCATCTATGCTGACCCAATATGATATTGAAGAGGTTCAACGCCACTGCCATAATCTAT TTTCCCAGCAAGAAATAGTTTCATTGTATCAGAGATTCTGCCAGCTGGATAGAAACGCAAAAGGGTTCATCTCTGCTGATGAGTTCCTATCTGTGCCTGAATTTGCTATGAACCCACTTTCTCAG AGGTTGCTTAACATGGTGGATGGGCTGAATTTTAAGGATTTTGTGGCGTTCTTGTCTGCATTTAGTTCTAAAGCTAGTATGCTGCAAAAAGTTGAAC ttatttttaaagtatatGACTCAGACTGTAAAGGAAAGGTGTCTTTCAATGACATAGTGGAAGTACTGCAGGATTTGTCTGGTTCGTTTATGACTGATGAGCAAAGAGAG CAAGTCTTGTTGACTCAAGTGTTCAAGGAAGCGGGTTATACAAGAAACTCTTATTTAACGTTGGCTGACTTCATTAAG GTTTTCGGAAGTTCTGGCCTAAACATGGATGTTGAAGTTCCAGTTGACTAA